A window of the Mycobacteriales bacterium genome harbors these coding sequences:
- a CDS encoding AMP-binding protein, whose amino-acid sequence MYTSGTTGSAKGVVLTHANLWWHNIGVVLALDIAYDDVSLVCAPMFHIGALNVTTIATWIKGGRLVIHRAFEPQAVLDDLQREGVTTMFGVP is encoded by the coding sequence ATGTACACCTCGGGGACCACCGGCAGCGCCAAGGGCGTCGTCCTGACCCACGCGAACCTGTGGTGGCACAACATCGGGGTGGTACTGGCCCTGGACATCGCCTACGACGACGTCTCCCTGGTCTGCGCGCCGATGTTCCACATCGGCGCGCTGAACGTCACGACGATCGCCACCTGGATCAAGGGCGGGCGGCTGGTCATCCACCGGGCGTTCGAGCCCCAGGCGGTGCTCGACGATCTCCAGCGGGAGGGCGTCACCACCATGTTCGGGGTCCC
- a CDS encoding AMP-binding protein — protein sequence MRTQTTETTGLAGADFADLPTAPAEIDLGALLERRARASAERPAVTFLGRTLTFAEVHDRVRRLAQVLRDGGVRKGDRVAYLGLNDPAILEACLPRPTSERCSCR from the coding sequence ATGCGCACTCAGACCACCGAGACGACAGGGCTCGCGGGCGCCGACTTCGCGGACCTGCCCACCGCCCCTGCCGAGATCGACCTGGGAGCGCTGCTGGAACGCCGGGCCCGAGCCTCCGCAGAACGCCCCGCTGTGACCTTCCTCGGTCGCACGCTGACCTTCGCCGAGGTCCATGACCGGGTCCGACGCCTGGCGCAGGTCCTGCGCGACGGAGGTGTTCGGAAGGGCGACCGGGTCGCCTACCTCGGCCTCAACGACCCGGCGATCCTGGAGGCCTGTTTGCCGCGGCCGACCTCGGAGCGGTGCTCGTGCCGCTGA
- a CDS encoding nuclear transport factor 2 family protein — protein MSLSIQTSTLEAYPERYLAAWNQRDLATALEVIHPKVNWVDPLLPEPLTDHDGAAAFFGGAWRGFPDLTFEAVGSPLVDPSAGRVASAWRMTGTHTGEFPPGAPISGKSFEVVGTDVWEVDPDGRATSVHAFYDSIVLLRAIGLA, from the coding sequence GTGTCGTTGAGCATCCAGACGAGCACACTCGAGGCCTACCCCGAGCGCTATCTCGCCGCCTGGAACCAGCGTGACCTGGCCACAGCACTCGAGGTCATCCACCCGAAGGTCAACTGGGTAGATCCGCTGCTACCCGAGCCACTCACCGACCACGACGGCGCCGCCGCCTTCTTCGGGGGCGCGTGGCGGGGATTCCCCGACTTGACCTTCGAGGCGGTGGGCAGCCCGCTCGTCGATCCGTCAGCTGGGCGGGTCGCGTCGGCGTGGCGGATGACCGGTACGCATACGGGCGAGTTCCCTCCGGGCGCGCCGATCAGCGGCAAGTCCTTCGAGGTCGTCGGGACCGACGTCTGGGAGGTGGACCCCGACGGGCGGGCGACCTCGGTGCACGCCTTCTACGACTCGATCGTGCTGCTGCGCGCAATCGGCCTGGCCTGA